The window CAAACTCCGGGCCTTCGCCCGCAAGCCACTGGCCATTGATTAACAGGCTCATCATGCCCCCAGCTGTTCCGGGATAAAGGCCAGTGGCTGGCCGGGTTGTACGCCCAGATGACCCAGAGCACTGGCGCTCAGAGCCAGCCGCTGCTGGCCGTTTTGCGCTATCAGTTGCGCTTCGGTACAGATCACGCGGAACTGCTGCCAGCTGGGGTTGGCGATGATCAGTGACTGACTGTCATCGGCGTCTTCATCGTCGCTGGTGTCGGCGCAGAGCGCACTGCTCAGCTGGCGGATAGCGCGTACGCTGCGGATATTGCTCAGCTCGGCGCGCATCAATGGCCCGGCGTCGAAGATATCCACCACCCGGTCGTAGCTGAAACCTTCCAGCTCCAGCAGCTGTTTGGCGCGCCGGCCGGCGTCGGCGGGCTTGCCGATAACGGCCTGTGCTGCTTCCGGCAGCAGGCTGGTATAGATCGGGTATTTGGGCATCAGCTCGGTAATAAACTGATTGGAGCCGATGCCGCACAGGGTGTCGGCCTCATCGAATTCCATCTGAAAAAAGTGGCGGCCAATGGCATCCCAGAACGGGCTGTTGCCCTGTTCGTCGGTCCAGCCGCGCAGCTCGGCGATAACCGACTCGGCAAAGCGTCCGGCAAACAGCCCCATCAGCAGATAACGCGAGCGTGCCAGCCAGTGGCCGTTGCCACGGTAGGCGGGGTCAAGAAACAGCGCGCCGACTTCGGAGCAGTCGGTGTAGTCGTTGGTCAGGTGCAGCAGCTGGCTGCGGACCTGCTTATTCAGCGAGTGGGAATGGTGGGTCAGGCTCATCAGACGGTAGGCATAGAACGCCTGACGCGCACCGGTCATGGCGTGTACGCCGGCGGTGCCGACCACCTTGTTGTGGCGGCTGTCTTCCATTACCAGAAAAAAGAAGTCGTCGCGGTGTTTGTCCTGACGTTCGAAGCTGTCACAGGACAGCTGAATCCGGTCGAGCAGGGCGCCTTCGTCCTGCGGCAGTGAGGTCATACCTTCACCGGCTTTTTCTGCCAGCTCCAGCAGGTCGTGTACATCAGCGGCGATGGCCGGCCGGACAATCAGCATAAGGCAGGGTTCTCCTTGTCAGGGTTAGACAGCTTCCGTTCAATCAGAGTTTGTTGAATCAGCTTTTCGATAAAGACCACCGTCAGCGCCGCGCGTTCGGCAAAACTGTCGGTGCAGGCGTATTCCTGTTCGGTATGAATATTGGCACCGCGCACCCCGAGGGTGTCTATATTGGCAAGACCTGCGGCGGCCAGATTATTGCCCTCGCAGCAGCCGCCGGTGGCAACCCAGCGGATATCCAGACCCAGCTCAGCACCGCATTCATGCAGCAGGCTGAACAGCGCCTGCTGGCGCTCGTTCATCGGCTTGGGCGGGCGGTTAAAGTGGCCGTGCAGGGTCAGCTCGCAGCCACTGCTGGCCTGCACTTTTTGAACGATCTGCTGCATCTGTTGTTCAAGCACGGCCATCTGTGAGGCTTCATCCATGCGGACATTAAACCGGCAGATGCACTGATCCGGCACCACATTCACCGCGCCGCCACCGCTGATCTGGCCAATGTTGACGGTAATGCCCTGTTGCTGATCGCTGAGCTGTGCCAGTAGCCGTGCGGCATCGGCAATGGCCAGCACGGCATTGCGGCCGGAAAAGAAATCGCGTCCGGCATGGGTGCTGTGACCACGGGCGCTGAGGGTAAAGTTGCCGCTGCCTTTGCGCGCTCCGGCCAGCGTGCCGTCTTCCAGCGCTGGCTCGTAGGTCATGCCGACATGGGCCTGAGTGGCCAGTTCGGCCAATACTGGTGCAGACGATGGCGAGCCGATTTCTTCGTCGGGGGAGATGGCGAGGGTAAAACCAAAGTGATCTTTTAATGGTGACTGCTGCAGCCAGCGCAGGGCTTCGGCCAGCATCACCAGTCCGCCTTTCATATCGGCGGTGCCGGGGCCGTGCAGGCGGTTAGCGCGGATTTCGCATTGGTTAAATGCGCTGTTGGCCGGAAAGACGGTGTCGCTGTGGCCGGTAAACAGAATCTGCAGCGCGGCGTCGGGGCGGGCGCGGAAGATCTGCATCGGTGCGCAGGGGGATTCGAGCAGGCTGCCGTTATCGGCAATCTGGCTGAGGGGCGCCAGCTCACGGTATTCCACTGCATCGGATAGCGGCGCGAACAGCTGATGCAGGCCAGCCTGTACCTGACGGATGCCGCTCAGGTGGCGGCTGCCGGAGTTGATTTCACATAACGCCCGCAGAGTATCGATCATACTGCCGGTGCGGGCTTCCAGTGCGGCCAGCAGCGCCTGCCGCTCAGCATTGCCTGTGAGGGGCATATACGCCTCCTTCATTCGTCCTGTGACAGGTATAGCATTAACGCATCGGCAATGACCATTACCGCAATCCGTTTACTTTCTCAGAAGCGGATTACACTGAAAATACAGCCTGACCGGTTTGTCTGTTTTTATGCGCTTTAAAAATTAAAGGAGTGCCTTATGGACGATTCTGACCTGAAAAAGCTGATCGCTGACGATGCGGACGTCATATTACACCCGGCATCATCCATCAGCGCACTGCTCAGTAATGGCCCGCAGATGATCTGCGCCGCCGATGGCTGCATGATCGAAGACGCGCAGGGGCGGCGATATCTGGATGCGGTCGGCGGACTCTGGTGTGTGAATGCCGGTTATGGCCGTGCCGAGCTGGCGCAGGCGATGAAAGAGGCCGCAGAAAAACTCAGCTATTACCACACCTTCAGCAATGCCTCGAACCCGTGGCAGGTGCAACTGGCGGAAAAACTGCTGAGTATCGCGCCGGCCGGCCTGGGCAAAGTATTTTTTGGCAGTGGTGGCAGCGATGCCAACGACACGCTGATTAAAATTGCCTGGCATTATCATGCGCTGCGCGGCCAGCATAAAAAAATTAAAGTCATCGCCCGCCAGCAGGCGTATCACGGTACCTCGGTCAGCACCGCCAGTCTGACCGGGCTGGGTGGATTTCATAAAGAATTTCCGCTGCCGCTGGATTTTGTGCTGCGGGTGGAGTGTCCGCATTTTTACACCCGCGCTTTGCCCGGTGAAGACGAAGCGCAATTTTGTGAGCGTTTAATCGATGAAGTACGGCAGTTAATTAACACTACCGGGGCTGAAAATATTGCTGCCTTTTTTGCCGAGCCCATTCATGCCGCCGGTGGCATTATCGAGCCGCCCGCCGGTTATTACCAAAAGCTTAAAGCGCTGCTGGCTGAGCACGATATTTTACTGGTTGCCGATGAAGTGGTGTGCGGTTATGGCCGGCTGGGCAGCTGGTTCGGATCACCCCAGCTGGGGCTGGAGCTGGATATGATGGCCACGGCCAAAGGTCTGACCAGTGGTTATTTTCCGATGTCGGCGGCCTTTATTACCAATGATATCTGGCAGGTGCTGAAACAGGGTTCGGAAAAACTGGGTGCTTTTTCTCACGGCTATACCTATTCCGGTCATCCGGTCGGCGCGGCGGTCGCGCTGGCCAATATTGAGTTGCTGGAACGCGAAGGGCTGGTGGAAAAAGCGCGGGAAAACGGTGCTTATCTGCATCAGCGTTTGCATGCGGTGTTAGACAGTAATCCTTATGTCGGTGAAATACGCGGTCGAGGATTACTCGCCGGGGTACAGCTGGTGGCCGATAAAACGCAGAAAAAATTGCCGGATGCCGGTGCAAAATGGCCGCTTAAGGTCAGTAATGCGGTGCGCGAACGGGGCGTGATTGTGCGGCCACTGCCCAGTGTGGCAACCCTGGCGATCTCGCCGCCATTAACCATCTCGCGTGAGCAGATTGATACTCTGGTGATGGCCTTGCAGGAGGCTGTTAATGAACAGCTGCCGGCTTAGCCGCGCCAGATTCTGGGCTGATTAATTTCGCCTATAGCCTGTATCGGTAATTGTTATTGGTGCCGATCGGGGGGGATGAAGAAAATGGCCTCACATTTGTTTGTGAGGCCGTTTTATGTTGATCCGACTTGTATATGCCAGCCACGCCTCTTTTTCCGTTGGTAATGACCGGATTGATCCTCGTCTGGGGCGGATTCTGACGCAATCGCGCAGTAATAATGCACGGCGCGAGATCGGAGGCGTTCTGTACCTTGGCGATGGTTATTTTCTTCAGTGTCTGGAAGGTGAGGCGGCTGCTGTTGATGCTTTGTATCAGCGTATTTGTGAAGACAGCCGTCATCATAATCAGGTCATCCTCAGCCGCAGCACTATTGAAAAGCGCTTATTCCGCAACTGGTCGATGAAATATATTCCGGCTGAAAAAAGTGTACGCACTTTCCTGCGCTCCCGTGGCTACGACTACTTCAATCCGTTTGAATTAAGTCAGGATGATCTTGATCTGTTGGTGCAGTATTTTCATGAGCTGCAGGTGAATATTCGCGATGCCAGCGCCGGGGAGGAAAAAGAAACGCGGACGGAGCAACCGTTCTGGCGCCGTTGGCTCGTACGGTTCAGTGGTTGAATTTCGGGTTATTTATTCTGCGTAGAACCGCAACCCGCTGAACACATATGGCTCAGATCAGAGGCTGTAACGCTGGTGGCAATAGGCGATGCCGGAGACGATGGGGTAGTCCTGGCAGTAACGCAGGCTGCAGTGAAACTCTTCGAGACGGGCTTCTGCCGGCAGCAGCACTTCCGGCTCGCCAATGTAACCTGCACTGCACAGTTCGGTCGCACGGCGGCGCCAGTGCTGTTTGAAGGTGCTGATGGTGTCGTCGTAATTCAGAATAAACTGATAGCCGCCAATCTGACGCACTTCGATCACATAAACGCCTGGTGCGATTTCCTTATCCAGATAACCGTTCTGTTGTTCTACGCCATCATTCAGTACCGGCTTATAAGCGACAGGACTGCAGGCTGCCAGCAGTGCGGTCAGGCTTAAGGCGATGACTGAGCGCAGGGCAGTGGCTGGATGTAAAACAGAGTGGTTCGGCTCGTTCATGCTGGCTGGTCTGTGATTGGCTGATCGGTAGTTGGTGGTCAGGGTGCTTTAGTATGGCGTAAACCGGCCTGTTGGCCGTAAGGGGATGAATTCTGCACAGCCTTACTGCTCACGTCCAGCCACCGGGAGCAAAAGTTCTGCCATAAAAGTGCAAAGCTGTGTTGCAGTCGACAGAATGGTTGTTGTGGCGGCTGAATGGCCGGGAGAGATCACTGTCTGTTGCGCAGCGCTGACAGTGACCGGCAGAGGTGGGCAGTTTATTCGCTGGTAACAGGCGCAAAGATTGCGCGCGTGAGTTTTGCCAGATCGGCAGGGGACAGTTCAATTTCCAGGCCGCGACGGCCGGCGCTGACGTTGAGGGTTGTTAAGGCTTCGGCGCTGCTGTCTATCACCGTTGGCAGGGCTTTCTTCTGACCGATAGGACTGATACCGCCGACTATGTAGCCGGTGGTGCGTTCGGCCAGTTTAGGATCGGCCATTTCGGCTTTTTTGGCGCCCAGTGCTTTGGCAATGGCTTTCAGGCTGAGCATATGGGTTACCGGCAGCACGGCGACGGCCAGTGTGCTTTTATGGCCGGTTAAGCTGACCAGCAGGGTTTTGAACACCAGTGCCGGATCGAGCCCCAGTGCTTCGGCGGCTTCTTCGCCGTAGGACTCCGCCGCCGGATCGTGCTGGTATTCATGTACTTTGAAAGCGATACCGGATTTTTTCGCGCTGTTGATGGCTGGAGTCATCAGCAGGCCTCCGGGCTGATCAGCTGGAAGCGCGGCTGACGAATACCGTTGTGCTCTATGTCTTCAACAAACATCGCATACGGCCGCACCCAGCTGGAAAAATCGCCGTACAGCGTTTTGTACAGCACCAGCCATTCTTCATTTTCACTGTGGCGCACCAGCCCCAGCACCTGATAGTCATTACCTTTGTAGTGACGGTAAATTCCCGGAGTAATCTGTGGGACTGCGGCTTGTGCGCTCATTGGTTTTCCTTTTAAAACGTATTACTTCAGTTCAAAGCGTACGCCGGCACTGGCGTTAATGCTTTGCTTCTGGATCAGCATCGGGGCAGGCGCAGAATCCGATTTCGCCATGCTCATGGCACGCATTTCATACATTGGCTGGGCGCCGTTGCCCCGCTCTTCAATGCGCAGAACTTTACCCAGTTTATTATCCAGTGCTTTGGCCATATTGCGGGCCTTATTGCGGGCGTTGGTCAGCGCCAGCGTCATCGCCTGTTGTTCCAGAGCGGCACGGTCATTAAAAAGCAGTTCGGTGTTATGGATTTTCACCAGTGAATTCTGCAGCAGTTCGTGCACCAGAGCGCTGTATTGTTCCATATCACGCAGCGTCAGGCTGACATTACGGCTGACCTGCTCGCCTTTGTATTCGCGCTTATTACGGCCAGCGCTGTAGTCGTACTCATATACCGGCTGATTGCTGATATGTGCAGCATCGATATCGTCTTCTTTAATGCCCAGCTTTTTGCTGATGGTGAGGACATTATTGATGGCGCTATCGACTTTGGCTTTCGCGGCCTTGGCGGTTGGCTGAGTATCGCTGACGGTCAGGTTCAGCTGCAGGTAATCCGGGTAGGCTTCGACTTCGCCCTGACCGGTAACATCGATATAGCGGTCGTCATCAGCCAGAGCCGGCTGAGCGCTGAATAAAGCGCAAACAGAAAACAGTAAAGCGGCGGAAGCGGTGTTCAGTTTCATGGTTATTCCTTGGTCACTCTTTGTTAAGTCGGTCAGTAAGCGCATTGGATAGCAGAGCAGGCCGACAGTTCGGCGGCGTGCCTGTCTTTGCCTGATCTTTACGCCGCC of the Thalassolituus hydrocarboniclasticus genome contains:
- a CDS encoding DUF1653 domain-containing protein; this translates as MSAQAAVPQITPGIYRHYKGNDYQVLGLVRHSENEEWLVLYKTLYGDFSSWVRPYAMFVEDIEHNGIRQPRFQLISPEAC
- a CDS encoding aminotransferase family protein, whose amino-acid sequence is MDDSDLKKLIADDADVILHPASSISALLSNGPQMICAADGCMIEDAQGRRYLDAVGGLWCVNAGYGRAELAQAMKEAAEKLSYYHTFSNASNPWQVQLAEKLLSIAPAGLGKVFFGSGGSDANDTLIKIAWHYHALRGQHKKIKVIARQQAYHGTSVSTASLTGLGGFHKEFPLPLDFVLRVECPHFYTRALPGEDEAQFCERLIDEVRQLINTTGAENIAAFFAEPIHAAGGIIEPPAGYYQKLKALLAEHDILLVADEVVCGYGRLGSWFGSPQLGLELDMMATAKGLTSGYFPMSAAFITNDIWQVLKQGSEKLGAFSHGYTYSGHPVGAAVALANIELLEREGLVEKARENGAYLHQRLHAVLDSNPYVGEIRGRGLLAGVQLVADKTQKKLPDAGAKWPLKVSNAVRERGVIVRPLPSVATLAISPPLTISREQIDTLVMALQEAVNEQLPA
- a CDS encoding hydrolase, producing MPLTGNAERQALLAALEARTGSMIDTLRALCEINSGSRHLSGIRQVQAGLHQLFAPLSDAVEYRELAPLSQIADNGSLLESPCAPMQIFRARPDAALQILFTGHSDTVFPANSAFNQCEIRANRLHGPGTADMKGGLVMLAEALRWLQQSPLKDHFGFTLAISPDEEIGSPSSAPVLAELATQAHVGMTYEPALEDGTLAGARKGSGNFTLSARGHSTHAGRDFFSGRNAVLAIADAARLLAQLSDQQQGITVNIGQISGGGAVNVVPDQCICRFNVRMDEASQMAVLEQQMQQIVQKVQASSGCELTLHGHFNRPPKPMNERQQALFSLLHECGAELGLDIRWVATGGCCEGNNLAAAGLANIDTLGVRGANIHTEQEYACTDSFAERAALTVVFIEKLIQQTLIERKLSNPDKENPALC
- the ybaK gene encoding Cys-tRNA(Pro) deacylase, which encodes MTPAINSAKKSGIAFKVHEYQHDPAAESYGEEAAEALGLDPALVFKTLLVSLTGHKSTLAVAVLPVTHMLSLKAIAKALGAKKAEMADPKLAERTTGYIVGGISPIGQKKALPTVIDSSAEALTTLNVSAGRRGLEIELSPADLAKLTRAIFAPVTSE
- a CDS encoding BLUF domain-containing protein, with protein sequence MLIRLVYASHASFSVGNDRIDPRLGRILTQSRSNNARREIGGVLYLGDGYFLQCLEGEAAAVDALYQRICEDSRHHNQVILSRSTIEKRLFRNWSMKYIPAEKSVRTFLRSRGYDYFNPFELSQDDLDLLVQYFHELQVNIRDASAGEEKETRTEQPFWRRWLVRFSG
- a CDS encoding arginine N-succinyltransferase; this encodes MLIVRPAIAADVHDLLELAEKAGEGMTSLPQDEGALLDRIQLSCDSFERQDKHRDDFFFLVMEDSRHNKVVGTAGVHAMTGARQAFYAYRLMSLTHHSHSLNKQVRSQLLHLTNDYTDCSEVGALFLDPAYRGNGHWLARSRYLLMGLFAGRFAESVIAELRGWTDEQGNSPFWDAIGRHFFQMEFDEADTLCGIGSNQFITELMPKYPIYTSLLPEAAQAVIGKPADAGRRAKQLLELEGFSYDRVVDIFDAGPLMRAELSNIRSVRAIRQLSSALCADTSDDEDADDSQSLIIANPSWQQFRVICTEAQLIAQNGQQRLALSASALGHLGVQPGQPLAFIPEQLGA
- a CDS encoding SIMPL domain-containing protein, translating into MKLNTASAALLFSVCALFSAQPALADDDRYIDVTGQGEVEAYPDYLQLNLTVSDTQPTAKAAKAKVDSAINNVLTISKKLGIKEDDIDAAHISNQPVYEYDYSAGRNKREYKGEQVSRNVSLTLRDMEQYSALVHELLQNSLVKIHNTELLFNDRAALEQQAMTLALTNARNKARNMAKALDNKLGKVLRIEERGNGAQPMYEMRAMSMAKSDSAPAPMLIQKQSINASAGVRFELK